In a genomic window of Sutcliffiella sp. FSL R7-0096:
- a CDS encoding nuclease-related domain-containing protein, protein MIKKPREKSVRLLTLEAAIRRVPPVHPKYQLIEKEHGKLHYGFIGEKALDYFLTFLPNNNTQLLHGLRIEDPLNRYFQMDTLLITPGYCLILDSKYVSGTLEFDETTNQLIRHRGEEREKFGDPLSQIERQKYQLTLWLDKHNFPPLPIGGQIVLTHSNATLINATPSLMKKVTFHTNLPHKLQAIDDQKFTPLLDNSTYKKLSKMLIKKHTPDEFSILQHFGIHYHELRKGVICPRCTYLPMLQKHGSWICENCGLYSKTAHVKNLMDYKLLVGNIITNRMIRDFLLLPSPNVANYLLSSMKLPTQGTNRGRKYLLDHFQLSKQ, encoded by the coding sequence ATGATAAAGAAACCAAGGGAAAAGTCAGTGAGGTTATTGACTCTCGAAGCGGCAATTAGAAGAGTGCCTCCTGTGCATCCTAAATATCAACTAATAGAGAAGGAACACGGCAAGTTGCATTACGGTTTTATCGGTGAGAAAGCTCTTGATTATTTCCTCACTTTCCTCCCCAATAATAATACCCAATTGTTACACGGACTACGTATAGAAGACCCCCTAAATCGATACTTTCAAATGGACACCCTTTTGATAACTCCCGGATATTGTCTAATATTAGATTCAAAATATGTTTCTGGTACATTAGAGTTTGATGAAACAACAAATCAATTAATTAGGCATAGGGGGGAGGAAAGGGAGAAGTTTGGAGATCCTTTATCCCAGATAGAGAGGCAAAAATATCAACTCACATTATGGTTGGATAAGCACAACTTTCCTCCTTTGCCGATTGGAGGACAAATAGTTCTGACTCACTCCAATGCCACCTTAATCAACGCAACACCATCACTTATGAAAAAAGTTACATTTCATACAAACCTTCCCCACAAACTGCAAGCTATAGATGATCAGAAATTTACCCCTTTACTGGATAACTCTACTTACAAAAAACTCTCAAAGATGCTTATTAAAAAGCATACACCTGATGAATTTTCTATATTACAACATTTTGGAATTCATTATCATGAACTTAGGAAAGGAGTCATTTGTCCACGTTGCACATACTTACCTATGTTACAGAAACATGGAAGCTGGATATGTGAAAATTGTGGGTTGTACTCTAAAACAGCTCACGTAAAAAATCTAATGGATTACAAATTATTAGTTGGTAATATCATAACAAACAGAATGATAAGAGATTTCCTTCTTCTCCCTTCACCAAATGTAGCAAACTATTTATTATCCTCCATGAAACTACCTACCCAAGGAACGAACAGAGGTAGAAAATACTTACTGGATCATTTTCAACTATCTAAGCAATAA
- a CDS encoding CBS domain-containing protein, with protein MTKHEQILQYIEELPIGEKISVRQIAKALTVSEGTAYRAIKDAENKGYVSTIERVGTIRIERKKKENIEKLTFAEVVNIVDGQVLGGKEGLHKTLNKFVIGAMKLEAMMRYTDAGNLLIVGNRYNAHKLAIEAGAAVLITGGFDTDEEVKRLADEMKLPIISSSYDTFTVATLINRAIYDQLIKKEIVLVEDILTPIEATTYLTTEDTIAEWYKVNEEIKHSRFPIIDKNLKVHGVVTSKDVLGKDSGTLIEKVMTKNPITVHGKTSVASAAHIMVWEGIEMLPVVDPSHRLLGIISRQDVLKALQMIQRQPQVGETLDDIVTNQFVDVTESKGEEAYQSEVTPQMTNSVGTISYGVFTTIVTEAAKRVIRNLKKSDMVVENITIYFIKPVQIDSTIEIRPKVLEVGRKFGKVDVEVYHDGNVVGKAMMMVQLIQ; from the coding sequence GTGACTAAGCATGAACAGATTCTCCAATATATCGAAGAACTTCCAATTGGGGAAAAAATATCAGTACGACAAATAGCCAAGGCGTTGACGGTTAGTGAAGGTACAGCATACAGAGCGATCAAGGACGCCGAAAATAAAGGATATGTTAGTACCATCGAACGCGTTGGTACTATTCGTATTGAACGGAAAAAGAAAGAGAATATCGAAAAGCTGACTTTCGCCGAAGTGGTCAATATTGTGGATGGACAAGTTCTTGGAGGAAAAGAAGGACTCCATAAAACGCTAAACAAATTTGTCATCGGTGCCATGAAGCTGGAAGCGATGATGCGCTATACGGATGCCGGAAACCTTTTGATTGTCGGAAACCGCTATAATGCACATAAGTTGGCAATCGAGGCGGGAGCGGCCGTATTGATTACCGGTGGATTTGATACGGATGAAGAGGTCAAGCGACTAGCCGATGAAATGAAGCTGCCGATCATTTCGAGTAGCTATGATACTTTCACCGTTGCAACCTTGATCAACCGGGCAATTTACGATCAGTTAATAAAAAAGGAAATCGTATTGGTGGAGGATATTTTGACACCGATTGAGGCAACGACCTACTTAACGACAGAGGACACCATTGCTGAATGGTACAAAGTGAATGAGGAAATCAAACATAGCCGTTTTCCTATTATTGATAAGAACTTGAAAGTCCATGGTGTGGTTACCTCCAAGGATGTACTTGGGAAGGATTCGGGCACGCTTATTGAAAAAGTGATGACGAAAAACCCAATCACTGTCCATGGTAAGACTTCGGTTGCTTCTGCTGCCCATATCATGGTATGGGAAGGAATTGAGATGCTGCCGGTTGTGGACCCGAGCCATCGACTTCTTGGGATTATCAGTCGTCAGGACGTACTGAAGGCCTTGCAAATGATCCAAAGGCAGCCACAGGTAGGTGAAACCCTTGATGATATTGTGACCAACCAATTTGTGGATGTCACAGAATCAAAAGGGGAAGAGGCTTACCAAAGTGAAGTGACACCCCAAATGACCAATTCAGTGGGGACGATATCTTATGGTGTGTTCACCACCATCGTGACAGAAGCTGCAAAGCGTGTGATAAGGAATTTGAAAAAGAGTGATATGGTCGTAGAGAATATCACGATTTATTTCATTAAGCCAGTCCAGATCGACAGCACGATTGAGATTCGTCCAAAGGTGCTGGAGGTCGGCCGCAAGTTCGGAAAAGTGGACGTGGAAGTGTACCATGACGGCAATGTCGTCGGCAAGGCGATGATGATGGTGCAGTTGATACAATAG
- a CDS encoding metal-dependent hydrolase: MKVSYHGHSVVKVEANGKTILFDPFITGNDLTDLKADDLKVDVILLTHGHNDHVGDTVDLALKNDALVVAPFELAEYLGWQGVKVHEMHIGGAHEFDFGKVKLTQAFHGSSYTDYETKTIVYTGMPSGILLTIDGKTIFHAGDTALFSDMKMIGELNDIDVAFLPIGDNFTMGPDDAVLAAKWLDASTVVPIHFNTFPVIEQDPHAFVSKLPKGVGKVLETGESIEL, translated from the coding sequence ATGAAGGTTTCCTATCATGGACATTCTGTAGTAAAAGTAGAGGCTAACGGAAAAACCATTCTTTTTGATCCATTTATCACGGGTAATGATTTGACTGATTTGAAAGCGGACGATTTGAAAGTGGATGTGATCCTTTTAACGCATGGTCACAATGACCATGTTGGAGATACCGTGGACCTGGCCCTTAAAAATGATGCGTTGGTTGTGGCGCCTTTCGAACTTGCCGAATATTTGGGTTGGCAGGGTGTGAAGGTACATGAAATGCATATCGGGGGAGCGCATGAGTTTGATTTTGGAAAGGTAAAATTGACTCAGGCTTTCCATGGTTCCAGTTACACAGATTATGAAACAAAAACAATCGTCTATACAGGAATGCCAAGTGGGATCCTGCTTACTATCGACGGGAAGACGATTTTCCATGCCGGGGACACAGCGTTGTTTTCCGATATGAAAATGATCGGGGAATTAAATGACATTGATGTGGCATTTCTACCGATTGGAGATAATTTCACGATGGGACCCGATGATGCGGTACTTGCTGCAAAATGGCTGGATGCCTCCACGGTGGTTCCCATCCATTTCAATACCTTCCCAGTTATTGAACAGGATCCTCATGCTTTTGTTTCCAAGCTGCCAAAAGGTGTGGGCAAGGTACTAGAGACTGGGGAATCCATAGAGTTATAG
- a CDS encoding Xaa-Pro peptidase family protein, whose translation MKEYRLQQLVDWLKQEDLSGCFLTSTPNVFYISGFYTDPHERLLGLLAFPNNEPAIVCPNMEVEQVKKTGWAYGIVGYNDTDDPWQKVQEYVKQQGITIEKLAVEQEHMTVTRLHKLKGIFPGVNLAAAEEKMYQLRLVKDEEEVAILREAAKLADFGVEVGVHHLKKGVTEQELVATIEYELKKKGVSQMSFSTMALTGLKTAAPHGKPGLDQVKEGDLVLFDLGVVLNGYCSDITRTVAFGTVNEQQEEIYETVLKAQLAAVDICKPGVEIGQIDRTARSIITESGFGEFFTHRIGHGLGIEVHEYPSMNETNTMKLQKGMAFTIEPGIYKPGVGGVRIEDDILVTESGIELLTSYPKDLKIIKP comes from the coding sequence TTGAAAGAATATCGTTTGCAGCAACTGGTGGATTGGTTGAAACAGGAGGACTTGTCCGGGTGTTTCTTGACTTCGACCCCAAACGTTTTTTACATAAGCGGATTTTACACAGATCCGCACGAAAGACTCTTAGGACTTCTGGCTTTTCCTAACAATGAGCCTGCGATTGTCTGCCCGAATATGGAAGTCGAACAGGTGAAAAAGACTGGCTGGGCCTATGGCATTGTCGGCTATAATGATACCGATGATCCTTGGCAAAAGGTTCAGGAGTATGTGAAGCAGCAAGGTATTACCATTGAAAAGCTTGCTGTGGAGCAGGAACATATGACGGTCACCCGTTTACATAAGTTAAAAGGAATTTTCCCAGGGGTAAATCTTGCCGCTGCAGAAGAAAAAATGTATCAGCTTCGTCTTGTGAAGGATGAGGAAGAGGTTGCTATTTTGAGAGAAGCGGCAAAGCTTGCCGATTTCGGAGTGGAAGTTGGGGTGCACCACCTAAAGAAAGGCGTCACCGAGCAGGAGCTTGTTGCAACGATTGAGTATGAGCTGAAGAAAAAAGGAGTCAGCCAGATGTCCTTTTCGACCATGGCGCTGACCGGTTTGAAGACTGCCGCTCCTCATGGGAAACCGGGCTTGGATCAGGTGAAGGAAGGTGACCTTGTATTATTTGACCTTGGCGTAGTCTTAAACGGCTATTGTTCAGATATCACGAGAACGGTTGCATTTGGAACGGTGAATGAACAACAAGAAGAGATCTATGAAACCGTACTAAAAGCCCAGCTCGCTGCAGTGGATATCTGCAAACCTGGAGTGGAAATCGGGCAGATTGATCGCACAGCCCGCTCAATCATAACGGAAAGTGGCTTTGGGGAATTTTTCACACACCGTATCGGCCATGGCCTTGGTATCGAAGTGCATGAATACCCATCCATGAATGAAACGAACACGATGAAGCTGCAAAAAGGGATGGCATTTACGATTGAGCCTGGAATCTACAAGCCGGGAGTAGGCGGCGTACGAATCGAGGACGACATTTTAGTAACGGAAAGCGGAATAGAACTATTGACAAGCTATCCTAAAGATTTAAAGATTATCAAACCATAA
- the ald gene encoding alanine dehydrogenase translates to MRIGVPREIKNNENRVAMTPAGVVNLVGFGHEVYIEKEAGIGSGFTDEQYVQAGAKMVDTAEEAWSMDMVMKVKEPLPSEYDYFREGLILFTYLHLAPEPELTKALIDNKVVGIAYETVQLPNGSLPLLTPMSEVAGRMATQIGAQFLEKIKGGKGILLGGVPGVRRGKVTIIGGGVAGTNAAKMAIGLGADVTILDLNPDRLRQLDDIFGKDIQTLMSNPLNLEIAVKESDLVIGAVLIPGAKAPKLVSEEMIQSMGAGSVVVDIAIDQGGIFETTDRITTHDDPTYVKHEVVHYAVANMPGAVPRTSTIALTNVTVPYAVQIANKGYKQACLDNEAILKGINTLDGYVTYAAVAESHGLAYESASNLLVKS, encoded by the coding sequence ATGAGAATTGGTGTACCTAGAGAGATAAAAAACAATGAAAACCGTGTTGCGATGACCCCTGCTGGTGTAGTGAACCTAGTTGGGTTCGGACATGAAGTATACATAGAAAAAGAAGCTGGTATCGGATCAGGCTTTACAGATGAGCAGTATGTACAAGCTGGTGCGAAAATGGTGGATACGGCAGAAGAAGCATGGTCCATGGATATGGTCATGAAAGTAAAAGAGCCTCTTCCTTCAGAGTATGACTATTTCCGTGAAGGATTAATCCTTTTCACTTATCTGCATCTTGCTCCAGAACCAGAATTAACAAAAGCTTTGATCGACAACAAAGTAGTCGGTATTGCTTATGAAACGGTACAACTACCAAACGGTTCCCTGCCATTATTGACACCAATGAGTGAAGTGGCTGGACGTATGGCCACTCAAATCGGTGCTCAATTCCTTGAGAAAATCAAAGGCGGTAAAGGGATTCTTCTAGGTGGTGTTCCTGGTGTCCGCCGTGGGAAGGTAACGATCATCGGTGGAGGTGTCGCTGGTACAAATGCTGCTAAGATGGCAATCGGACTTGGTGCGGATGTGACAATCCTTGACTTGAACCCGGATCGTCTTCGTCAGCTGGATGATATTTTCGGAAAAGACATTCAGACACTTATGAGTAACCCATTGAATCTGGAAATCGCGGTGAAGGAATCCGATCTTGTTATCGGTGCAGTCCTTATTCCGGGTGCTAAGGCGCCAAAGCTTGTTTCAGAAGAAATGATTCAATCGATGGGTGCGGGTTCTGTAGTAGTCGATATTGCTATTGACCAAGGCGGAATTTTTGAAACGACTGATCGTATCACCACGCATGATGACCCTACTTATGTGAAACATGAAGTAGTCCACTATGCAGTTGCAAACATGCCAGGTGCGGTTCCACGTACATCTACCATTGCATTGACGAACGTTACGGTTCCATATGCGGTACAGATTGCAAACAAAGGCTACAAACAGGCATGCCTGGATAACGAAGCGATTCTAAAAGGAATCAACACGCTAGACGGATATGTAACATATGCGGCAGTGGCTGAGTCTCACGGATTGGCATATGAAAGTGCAAGTAACCTTTTAGTAAAAAGCTAA
- a CDS encoding SDR family oxidoreductase: MRHAVITAGSKGLGRKVTEMLLDKGCSVSINYRSDTETIKRLKKEWKEIGENRIHFFQGDVTKKEEMSRFIEEAVERYGRIDYLINNAGPYIFERKKLADYSDDEWYEMIEGNLSAVFHLFKKTIPVMRKQNFGRIISYGFQGAESSPGWVYRSAFAAAKVGLVSLTKTIAFEEAENGITANMVCPGDIVGDMKEATIDQAKSLGDARDTPVGRSGTGEDIARAIGFLCEDRSDMITGAVLEVTGGVEVINRFR; encoded by the coding sequence TTGAGACATGCCGTAATTACAGCTGGTTCCAAAGGACTTGGAAGAAAAGTGACGGAAATGCTATTGGATAAAGGGTGTTCCGTTTCCATTAATTATAGAAGTGATACTGAAACAATCAAACGCCTTAAGAAGGAATGGAAGGAAATCGGAGAAAATAGAATCCATTTCTTTCAAGGTGATGTGACAAAAAAAGAAGAGATGTCCCGTTTTATTGAAGAAGCGGTAGAGAGATATGGAAGAATAGATTATTTAATCAATAATGCGGGGCCATACATTTTTGAACGCAAAAAATTAGCGGATTACTCGGATGACGAATGGTACGAAATGATAGAAGGGAACTTAAGTGCCGTTTTTCACCTTTTCAAAAAAACAATTCCGGTAATGCGTAAACAAAATTTCGGCCGCATTATTTCCTATGGCTTTCAAGGAGCAGAATCCTCTCCTGGCTGGGTATACCGTTCAGCATTTGCTGCGGCTAAAGTCGGACTTGTATCTCTTACAAAAACAATCGCTTTTGAAGAAGCGGAAAACGGTATCACTGCCAATATGGTCTGTCCGGGAGATATTGTCGGCGATATGAAGGAAGCTACAATCGATCAGGCAAAAAGCTTGGGAGATGCGAGAGATACCCCTGTGGGCCGATCCGGTACAGGAGAAGATATCGCTCGGGCCATCGGGTTTCTATGTGAAGACCGCTCCGATATGATTACCGGAGCTGTACTCGAGGTAACAGGTGGAGTGGAGGTCATTAACCGTTTTCGTTAA
- a CDS encoding cytosine permease, with protein sequence MPKAQPMIMPPQSRIERFGLEAVPLELRKTKWYEYTIIQMAFSVNAGNFLVPALAVIQGGLSFFAAFLSTVIGATLAFIFVSYLSLPGADRGIPSQYAIRSIIGIKGSRYISSPIRTITSLYWFSVQTIGGTLVVQFILERTFQINVPFYMIAMLLALIMSGLALVGFNAVKKATKYFLPLLILGQLLMLSLLLNHGITGGGVFGKGGGSWNLPMMGFFASLAFVQYVSGVSSSADVTRYAITSRQGFWGLFTGNVSGFILTAFFGAYTATLTGNLNPFIATSDMTNSGLFTFIILGAAMLSMISINLSNAYTGGFSLLNSVPVLGRVKSSILFGVAGILLSLSPALVEEAKQYISWIGAFVIPLSAVIITDFLLIKKKQIEPSEVLPSYNKSAFICIGIGTLVYFCLPENLSPGFLAFIITGSMYMMVCKNSHK encoded by the coding sequence ATGCCAAAAGCTCAACCCATGATTATGCCCCCTCAAAGCCGGATTGAACGATTCGGTTTAGAAGCAGTTCCACTAGAATTAAGGAAAACAAAATGGTATGAATATACGATCATCCAGATGGCATTTTCCGTGAATGCGGGAAACTTCCTTGTCCCGGCTCTTGCGGTGATCCAAGGGGGGCTTAGTTTTTTCGCAGCATTTCTTTCGACTGTGATTGGAGCAACACTCGCATTTATTTTTGTCTCTTATTTATCATTGCCTGGTGCAGATCGCGGAATCCCTTCGCAATATGCCATCAGGTCCATCATTGGAATAAAAGGATCCAGGTACATTTCCTCTCCCATTCGTACCATCACCTCCCTGTACTGGTTTTCCGTCCAGACGATAGGTGGAACGTTGGTGGTTCAGTTCATTTTGGAGAGGACCTTTCAAATCAATGTCCCGTTTTACATGATTGCCATGCTATTGGCTCTCATCATGAGCGGCCTTGCACTGGTGGGGTTTAATGCAGTAAAGAAAGCAACCAAATATTTTTTGCCACTGCTGATCCTCGGCCAGCTCCTCATGCTTTCCCTTTTATTGAATCATGGAATTACTGGTGGGGGAGTATTCGGAAAAGGTGGGGGGAGCTGGAACCTGCCAATGATGGGATTTTTCGCTAGCCTTGCCTTTGTCCAGTACGTTTCTGGCGTTTCCTCTTCCGCTGACGTTACCCGGTATGCAATTACTTCCAGACAGGGGTTCTGGGGGTTGTTTACAGGAAATGTCTCCGGTTTCATTCTGACAGCATTTTTTGGTGCCTACACAGCCACCTTGACCGGAAACTTAAATCCATTTATCGCAACAAGCGATATGACAAACTCAGGACTATTTACTTTCATCATTCTTGGAGCGGCTATGTTATCGATGATTTCAATTAACTTAAGCAATGCCTATACAGGAGGATTCAGTCTATTGAATTCAGTTCCGGTACTTGGAAGGGTGAAAAGTTCTATCCTTTTTGGTGTTGCAGGAATCCTCTTGTCCCTATCACCTGCCTTGGTAGAGGAGGCTAAACAATACATCTCATGGATTGGAGCATTTGTCATCCCATTATCTGCGGTGATCATCACAGATTTCCTTCTCATTAAAAAGAAGCAGATAGAGCCTAGTGAGGTCCTTCCCTCCTATAACAAATCTGCATTCATCTGCATAGGAATTGGAACCCTGGTTTATTTCTGCTTGCCGGAAAACCTGTCTCCAGGATTCTTAGCTTTCATCATTACCGGAAGCATGTATATGATGGTATGTAAAAATAGTCATAAATAG
- a CDS encoding EcsC family protein, which translates to MSNRNQTGQWKHKLSQWEEKLYTYEPSQFSDTLDLWVDKAFDLLPDETKELFFSQIDTWLFHLHGIIQQSSFQQQAEERIVKMAQSYNEKIEKIEDIRELPLSQKAFIADQQIAKQKLYAVVQGGMTGTAKFSALAMDIPAFAALNIRTTQLVAMSYGYRASTPVEMVKSLQLFYGATIPKKYQHERWEALKSELGQDTDHYFDVLTDKDHPTVWLQQPLMHLIKLLFVAVIGRKKVKNVPLLGMMTAAGTNYYWTKEVSEFSHYYYMMRHMVENGELDESECELF; encoded by the coding sequence GTGTCTAATAGGAACCAGACAGGACAATGGAAACATAAACTTTCACAGTGGGAAGAGAAGCTATATACATACGAACCATCCCAGTTTTCTGATACATTAGATCTTTGGGTGGACAAGGCATTTGACTTATTGCCAGACGAAACGAAGGAATTGTTTTTCTCCCAAATTGACACATGGCTGTTCCATTTACATGGCATCATTCAGCAATCCTCCTTCCAGCAGCAAGCAGAAGAACGGATTGTCAAGATGGCCCAAAGCTATAATGAAAAAATAGAAAAAATAGAAGACATTCGGGAATTGCCCTTATCACAAAAAGCGTTTATCGCAGATCAGCAAATTGCCAAGCAAAAGCTTTATGCCGTGGTACAAGGTGGGATGACGGGTACCGCAAAGTTCTCCGCCCTTGCAATGGATATTCCCGCTTTCGCTGCCCTGAATATCCGTACAACCCAGCTTGTTGCGATGTCTTATGGCTATAGGGCAAGTACACCGGTAGAGATGGTGAAATCCTTGCAGTTGTTTTATGGTGCCACGATTCCAAAGAAGTATCAGCATGAGCGTTGGGAAGCTTTAAAAAGTGAACTCGGCCAGGATACCGATCACTATTTTGATGTCTTGACAGACAAAGACCATCCAACAGTATGGTTGCAACAGCCTCTGATGCATTTGATTAAACTCTTATTTGTTGCGGTTATTGGACGCAAAAAAGTGAAAAATGTCCCATTACTCGGGATGATGACTGCTGCTGGGACAAACTATTACTGGACCAAGGAGGTCTCGGAGTTCTCCCATTATTATTACATGATGAGGCATATGGTCGAAAATGGTGAACTGGACGAATCCGAATGTGAATTGTTTTAA
- a CDS encoding acetate kinase, with the protein MSKVIAINAGSSSLKFQLFEMPSENVITKGLVERIGLNDAVFTISVNGEKVTEITDIPEHGVAVKILLKKLIDLDIIQSFDEITGIGHRVVHGGEKFNDSVLITDEVLGQLEGLSELAPLHNPANIVGIKAFKEILPKVPAVAVFDTAFHQSMPEKSFLYSLPYEYYEDYGIRKYGFHGTSHKYVSERAAELLGRPVEQLRLISCHLGNGASIAAIEGGKSIDTSMGFTPLAGVAMGTRSGNIDPALIPFIMEKTGKTADEVLEVLNKRSGILGVSGFSSDLRDIESAAKEGNERAELALEVFASRIHKYIGSYAARMFGVDAIIFTAGIGENSDVIRARVLQGLEFMGVYWDPALNKVRGKEAFINYPHSPVKVIIIPTNEEVMIARDVMKIAL; encoded by the coding sequence ATGTCAAAAGTTATTGCAATAAATGCAGGGAGTTCTTCTCTTAAGTTTCAATTGTTCGAAATGCCTAGTGAAAATGTTATTACAAAGGGATTAGTGGAACGTATCGGTTTGAACGATGCTGTTTTCACCATCTCTGTGAACGGTGAAAAAGTAACGGAAATCACAGACATTCCTGAACATGGAGTAGCAGTGAAAATCTTATTGAAAAAACTGATCGACCTTGATATTATCCAAAGTTTTGATGAAATTACCGGAATCGGACACAGAGTGGTTCACGGTGGAGAAAAATTCAATGATTCCGTGCTGATTACAGACGAGGTGCTTGGGCAATTAGAGGGGCTTTCAGAACTAGCGCCACTTCATAACCCTGCAAACATCGTAGGTATTAAAGCGTTCAAAGAGATCTTACCGAAAGTACCAGCTGTTGCGGTATTTGATACGGCATTTCACCAATCCATGCCGGAAAAATCTTTCCTTTACAGCCTGCCATACGAGTACTATGAAGATTATGGCATTCGTAAATACGGTTTCCATGGTACGTCCCATAAGTATGTTTCCGAGCGCGCTGCAGAATTGTTAGGCAGACCGGTTGAGCAACTTCGCCTAATTTCTTGTCATCTAGGTAACGGTGCAAGTATCGCTGCCATCGAAGGCGGAAAGTCCATTGATACTTCCATGGGCTTCACACCTCTTGCAGGTGTAGCAATGGGAACTCGTTCCGGTAATATTGATCCTGCGTTGATTCCATTCATCATGGAGAAAACAGGGAAAACAGCGGACGAAGTTTTAGAAGTACTGAACAAACGCAGTGGTATCCTTGGGGTTTCTGGATTCTCCAGCGACCTTCGAGATATTGAATCTGCTGCTAAAGAAGGTAACGAGCGTGCAGAACTGGCATTAGAAGTATTCGCTAGCCGTATCCATAAATATATCGGTTCTTATGCTGCAAGAATGTTTGGAGTAGATGCGATCATCTTTACTGCAGGTATTGGTGAGAACAGTGATGTTATCCGTGCAAGAGTTCTTCAAGGACTTGAATTCATGGGCGTATACTGGGACCCTGCATTGAATAAGGTTCGCGGAAAAGAAGCGTTCATAAACTATCCACACTCCCCAGTTAAAGTCATCATCATTCCTACTAATGAAGAAGTGATGATTGCTAGAGACGTAATGAAGATAGCTCTTTAA
- a CDS encoding class I SAM-dependent methyltransferase, with amino-acid sequence MSITKLENTFTLFDTTAQILQEELDCTYLEALAETAENLFHGAVIQEEVSEVTKRRLEKEYRKQTITSLQKEEIRKGFQLAILKGMKDAVQANHQMTPDAIAMFMGYLVGKYTSHLQQLTMLDPAIGTGNLLTAVLNHQPNKKLEAFGVDVDDLLVKLAYNNANLQEQAISLFNQDGLSNLFVEPVDVVVSDLPVGYYPDDHNAANFKLKAEEGHSYAHYLFIEQGLRYTKPGGHLLFLVPNSMFEEEESKRVNTLIKEEAYIQGMLQLPETMFQNKNHAKSILVLQKKGIGIEPPKEALLVNLPSFSNMQAMEKIMGQINQWFSEQKNNK; translated from the coding sequence ATGTCCATTACAAAATTAGAAAATACATTTACTTTATTTGATACAACAGCACAAATTCTACAAGAAGAACTGGATTGTACATACCTAGAGGCACTCGCAGAAACCGCAGAAAACCTCTTCCACGGAGCAGTGATCCAAGAAGAGGTTTCTGAAGTAACCAAACGAAGACTGGAAAAAGAGTACAGGAAACAAACTATCACTTCCCTTCAAAAAGAAGAAATCAGAAAAGGATTTCAGCTTGCCATTCTAAAAGGTATGAAGGATGCAGTTCAAGCCAACCATCAAATGACTCCAGATGCGATCGCCATGTTTATGGGATACCTCGTTGGAAAATACACCTCACATTTGCAACAGCTGACCATGTTGGACCCTGCAATCGGTACTGGAAACCTCCTTACAGCTGTCCTTAACCACCAGCCCAACAAAAAGTTAGAGGCGTTTGGTGTGGATGTGGACGACCTTTTAGTGAAACTTGCCTATAATAATGCCAACCTCCAAGAGCAGGCAATCAGTTTATTTAATCAAGACGGTTTAAGCAACTTGTTTGTCGAACCAGTTGATGTAGTTGTTAGTGATCTACCGGTAGGCTATTATCCAGATGATCACAATGCAGCTAACTTCAAGCTAAAAGCAGAAGAAGGACATTCCTATGCGCATTATCTGTTCATAGAACAAGGCTTGCGTTACACAAAACCGGGCGGCCACCTTTTATTCTTAGTGCCAAATTCGATGTTTGAGGAAGAGGAGTCAAAAAGGGTAAACACGCTAATAAAAGAGGAAGCGTATATACAAGGTATGTTACAGCTTCCGGAAACGATGTTCCAAAACAAGAACCATGCAAAAAGCATCCTTGTCCTTCAAAAGAAAGGAATTGGTATTGAACCTCCAAAAGAAGCGCTGCTTGTAAACCTGCCAAGCTTCTCTAACATGCAGGCAATGGAAAAAATCATGGGGCAAATCAACCAGTGGTTTTCTGAGCAAAAGAACAATAAATAA